The DNA sequence GCTAACTATGAAGTCGATGACGAAAACGATGACGGAGACTTGGCAGGCAATCCGGCGGTGCAAGATGAAGCAAATGCGATTGTAAGCCAGCACCCGTTTGGTGTTCCGTCTTTTATGCGGACTCTAGATCTCGAAGCCATGCATGCTCCGGAATTTCCTGAGTATGCGAATACAGGTATGTCATAATTATTAACTGAAGTTTTCTATAGTGCTTATTTTATTTGCCTTGTCTGACTGATGGCGGTGCGCATGTCGTAGGTGAAGGCAATGTTGCAGCGGAAGATGGCGAGTTTAGTGTCGGAATAGAATTTGGTTCGAGAGAGTCGGTGATATCTGCAATCAAAAGCTACACCATCTCTAGAGGAGTTGATTACACTGTGTATGAGTCTGAGCCGCAGAGATTCTATGCGAAATGCAAGGGATATGGTGCAGGGTGTGACTGGCTTATCCGAGCTAGCTTGATTCGAAAAAAAGCTTGTTGGGAGATCAGGAGATACAATGGCAAGCACACGTGCACCATGGGCACGATTTCACAAGATCATGCAAAGTTGGACTCAGACCCAATTGCAGATGCCATTAGGCCATTGGTCGAAGCAGACCCCTCGATAAAGGTGAAGTCTGTTATTGCAGAAGTTCAAGGCAAGTTCAACTATACTGTGAGTTACCGTAAGGCTTGGTTGGCAAAGCAGAAAGCTGTCGCAAAAATTTTCGGCGATTGGGAAGTTTCTTACCAGACTCTGCCAGTATGGTTGAAAGCAATGACAGTGAAGATGCCAAGGTCTCGTGTTCAAATTAAAACGCTCCCCGTTTACCGCGAGAGTGAGGAGGTTCAAGGTGTAAGAGTTCTGCACCGTGTTTTTTGGAGCTTCTATCCGTGTATTGTAGCATTCAGACACTGCAAGCCACTGGTGCAGGTTGATGGCACGCACATGTACGGAAAATATAAAGGAGCACTTCTCGTAGCGATTGCACAAGATGGGAATCAAAACATTGTGCCTATTGCATGTTGAAACCAGTCAATGCTAATGTCGCTGCAGCTACCTCATTCAACGTATCTGGCGGATCCAGTTTTATGGGCAACAAATTTATGATAgcctgcaaaaaaaaaataattattaaattctaaataataCCGGttaaaacataataataataataaactgtTAAAAAATCACGAAtatttatctattatttattaaacagtattattaattattaaaaattaataataattttttctcACTATCATAACTAGtattataaaataatcataataacACTCTAACTATAATAATAGTTATCcaaatataacaataataacaataataataaccatTTATTATAATAACTATAACCTACGAGGCTTGTTATTATTAACATACagtattaatttttattacaaaatattactGAAAAAAAACCATTTATTATAATatctataataataatttttttccaaCGTAAACATTATTAACAAAACTGTTTACTGTTGAtgacaatattattattattattactatcatacaaaataatagtaaatcactaaaaaataataatttattacacattattcttattaaatattattaataaattattttcattaaCAGATccactataataataataataataataataataataataataataataataataataataataataataataataaagagatTAATTTATTAGGATATTATTTCATAACGAGTGTACTCTTAGCGTACTTTTGGTCTATATATCAATAAGAACTTTGTAATCAcaaatgaaaaatatgaataaaaataatacttttctAAATAATTCTTCGTTTCTTTCCTAAACTCTTTCTACGATGATAACATAATTtgcctaataataataataataataataataataataataataataataataataataataataataataacggtattaaaaaatttaagacgtaacgcaaaatattaattataataatattatattaataaccTCAATACTACTGATTAcaacacaaataaataaaatttaaataaatttatatatttattgttaaatattaaaaaaatttacttacAAAATGGGGATGATCCAAATACTCAATAATATGATCTTTTGATTTGGTATAGTCACgcaccattttttttttctataccATACCATGTAGCTCTTCTTCACGGAGCTGATTCACAGCTCTTTCACTCTCCCCCAACTATTTCTTTGGTAATGAGTTTGCTTCAGTAACTATGCTTCTTCAATCTGCGTTTCTCACTTATAAGGACCCAGCTGAACCCCCTCCCAAAACACGTGGCAAGCATGCATGTAACCAGCGTTTTGCTTTGGTTCACTGACAAACGTATTCTGCGTTTTGCTCAGTTCGAAGTTGGTCAAGCTTTGGTCCTGTCGGCATGCAGGACACGTTTCAATTTCTTATTCTTGCAAAAACTTACCTGTGTTTTGCAGGTCTCTGATCTTCATAGGTCCACATTTATGGATATCACTCCATGCATCTATTTATCTGCACTTCAccattttgttttccatttaGAAATTAATTTCCGCCCAAGTAACCTTAAAAACCGGAAAGACAGCTTTGACTTCCAAGTTCTTTTTGTGTAATGGTTCATGATGAATAGGCTTTGATCTATTTGTTTTAGTGGTTTATCTATCTTATACGTACACGGTaagattataaaattaaaaaaacttttattaaaaatataaaaaatttaaatttttaatatatttattttatatttattatatttaaaatttattaattaagaattattttGGATAATTAGATGGATGCAAATTACAACCAATTTAGTTAacaaaaaaactcttttttttggTTATATGAAACTGAAGTTTAGAaaatgaaatttgaattttttttttataaaatgtgtTAAAGATAAGTGTCAAATCATGaactttttatttatataaaaatttttaatcactAAATCaagatttttaatttgatatttaacatttttatttatataaaaattaaatttatttaataatatataataaatatcaaattataatttcaaaatctcatcaaaatattaaatattttattttttttgaccCACAGGTTGACAGTGAATATGGTTAGAGTTAGCGCATGTTATAAACCAGCGAATAAAGTagagtttagtttagttttagtaaAAAGTTGACCCATGAATAAGGTTAAGATTCATCTAAATCTTACTCTCGGGACCGATTTATTTACAAGTTTATGGGGGCAAGTGCCCCCATTGTGTTCTAAAAATGGTTAATTATTGTGTtagtttttatagttttattaaatttttaattaaattccttatttttttaattagatccttatactgtttttaattttgtaattaagtccttttcatatcaaaaacattaaaattaatagaatatttctCTTAAAATACATGCTGTTAAAgatctaattaaattttttaatattgaatACTTTCAATTTGTAAAGAAATATTCAGttaataactctaacttttttTATATTGGAAATGACCTAattatgaaattaaaagcagtgtaaaaatctaattaaaaaaataaaaatctaattaaaaatttagtgaaAATGATAGaaaccaataaaataattaaaccttttgAAAATGTATAAAACAGTATTAGTATAGACATATATATGCTCTCATAGTAGATATGTGATTGCcccattaaaataaaattatcttataaaaaattattttagtaaatttaatttcagataataaaaaattatttttattaaatattatctaagagtataaattaaatatttatattaaatcaatttaaaaaaataaaagattgtAATACTATTCAATTAGTTATATATTCTTGAGTTTTTATTCTTGAGTTTTATATTCTTGAAGTTTATATGCTTGAGTTCTTTTTtacttaatattaatatttattagtaaattaaaaaattttgtatcacatatatattttgataattaattctcaaacataaattaaattaaaaattatttaaaaatgagTTGAAACAATAAagcattttgtatttttatttatccatTAACTAACTAAAGTAGACaacaacaaaaataactaactaaagttgttgttattattgctattgttattatttgaaattattttttatttttttttattaaatgatTGAAAAGCTATTGGATAacctaaaaaatattaataggGATATCATAGTTTAGtgtgtaatatttttttaaaatattttttattatataaaattattaaaatatgtGTTTCACTAATTTTTTGGTTAAAATTACTATCTAGAGTAACTTCATATTTAGTAATGATATACGagtatctatctatctatttatCTAGAATAAGGGAAGAGTAGTGAGTTAGTTACTTGTACGTGCAGCTGTATACATTCAATAAGGTGAATTATATGGTAAAGATGTAAGTTTACAGATTTTTCCTTTAATAGGATGAGAGAGAGATTGATAAAGGTAGGATCcacattttaaataataataaaataataaaaaatatctataaaaagaatttaaattcTCTCTCTATACCACTTTAATCTTTACACTAGAGTGCACCATTCAATAAATGGTACATTTCATCAAGTGACACATGACACTAAATTATTATAGTCTATTTTATGAATAAACAATGATAAAATAGCATcgtaaaatattttcttttgaaCTTTCAATTTCAAACTTTTCTATATAAGAGTCCCTAAGCCTATGTCATATCATTTTTTCGTACACCAGAAAGTATTGAGAGGAGAAAGGTTACCTTTTAAAAGTTAGTAGAATCCTCTCAACTGATTGTTTAGCTTTCTATACCTCCACAAAAATAGCTGAGATTTATGATATGTTAATGGGTATTAATCCAAGAAAACTTGGATGGACCCTCGAGGTTTAGGTTGTCCATTTATGGAAGCTCCCAAACaagtttaaaaaaaagagaTCAATGACATAGAAATGGTTCTGCAAGATATTAAAGAAAGTTTGTTGTAgttaattctttttatttagTTTATGGCTGTTTTAAACTTAAGCTTTCTAACCATGACGTTTTCTCATTGTTTAGGGTGGGAAGATCCAAACTTCAATCTTCAAACATCTCGTCAAGAACTGGAGAGAAAAAATTATGCAGTTCAACTTCGTTGTCAAGACAACAACTAATAGATAGACTATAAACTTTTCAAATAGAATCAGAGTTGTTCTGGTAGTTCATCCAAGCCATCCACTTAAAGCATTTTTAACCTATTTTGGAGTTGCTAGCTGCAAACAAACTTGCTGACTCAATCTTAATAGGTTAAGCTTCAATGactgaaaaaattttaataaaaaatagtcaaaaaaAGATTCAGTTTAAcgcttatattttttttaatctcttGATGTGGTGTAAATGTCATAAGTGAAGTGGTTGAAAAGGAAGATCCAAGAAAAATGATAACTAGTaaagaaaaggaaactaagCGTTTAGTTGCTTTAATAGAAGATCTTTAATAAGTTCATAAAAATGTGTAATCAAATGTCAGTCTTGCTTAGTTATTATCTCATTACCATACAAACTGATCTTGCTAAGTGTTTTGCAGAAATAATAGTATTGGGTGTGTGTTATTTGGAGAAATGGTAAACCAGATTCTTCTATATCTTAAAGAAGAAAGGGTTGAACGACTAATAATAATTGTGCAGTTCTTTAAACCTAGAATGTTCATTCTGAAAAATTACATGTTCCTAACTTGGTCCGATTCGAATCATTTGAGTACATATGTCCATTCTAGAGAAAACATCAGTGTAGAGTCACTTTGATGTATCAAGGCTACTTATTAGTCCTAGCCTGAAAAAGGTTAAAGACTTCTATAATAAGTTGGTGTGACTTTCACCATGTACGATTATgcaattacaaaaatattttagtgACATTTGCTAATCTAAAAACCATTCTATTGCACGTGGCTTTCTGGAAAACCATTTGGCTCGGCTAGAACCAATTAGATTTTCTCACATGGTCTGAGTTTCGGTATCAACGAGCTTAAAAGGGGTGATGTAGTAGtcaaaataatagaagaaaCATTGAAGTCAACTCAGAAAAGTATAATCTATTGAAGAAATAATTTAAACAATTACTAGaattagatatttatattttagtacAATTGTCTCATAAACAATAACTCAAATCAACTCAACTCATATGATAAAAAAGGAcctatataaaataattatttaataaacagagttattgacaaaaaaaataataggaTAGCTTTtcgtataaaataatttataaataaaattaaattcattcaTTAAAAGAGAATTCTAATGGAGGTTATTGATCAATttgttattaatattaattataaggTAATGTTAGTGAAGACTCTTAAATGAATAAATacatgtaaaaaaatttaaaaatctagaTAACTGacaaattgaagaaaaattttatatgaCAATAGAGTAATAGATAAGATGTTAATTTCTAATTATCGAAAAACTTGTGCATCAatctttaaaatatataaactaGATGTGACTAACAATGAAATAAACTACCGTTAGCATAGGACATACACTTATATATTAACAGTGACTAATGAATTTCATTTAAGATCTTTATGAGGTGGTGCGGGATTTAGAATTTCCACAACTtaatcggcaagtgcaccggatcatccaagtaatacctcaggtgagtgagggtcgatcccacgaggattgtcggATTGAGCAGCAATAGTTATCCGATTGGCTTAGCTAGGCAGACAGAAAAGGTTGTTGATGGTTGAAAACGCATAAAGCAATAATCAAaagcataaagaaagaaaataaaaggttTGGTGTAAAAATAGTtagagaaaatagttaaggcttcggagatatttacttttctggattaaaagttcttaccaactattttaacaatgcATGATTCATTCTATGGAAAACTGTAATTAACTAAACCCTAATCTCTTAGTGATTTAGTTTCATCTAACCTTCATTAACCGCCACTCTCGTGGTTACTTAATTCCGATTTGAGGATTAAGTTCAAAACTAGTTTGTGGctacaaaaactctaattacccaaagctaacaggattatatgtcacatatctcAATTAGTTAATGTAATTAGCAATTTAGGAGGAATTTGTTTTCAAGCGGTTGTTCAAGCGAGATAACTCTCTTGAGAATcacaagaactcatgtagaataagggtcatagtctcgttccacccaaattcataagattaaAACAATCCTTGAAATTGAatcaatatattaattaaaatagaaaagcaatagtcttaatccatagaaataaataGAGCTCCGAACCATAATCGAAGAGGTTTAGTGGCTCATGACTTACAGAAAAAAACTAGGGTTTTGAAAAGTGCGAAAGATAGAATGTTCTTCTAAAAGGtgattcttttcccttttatatatAACCTGGTTTTCTTtgatactaaaataaaataataaagtctaaacctaaaagattttatttgtaaataaaaataactaaaatcaGATAAAAGATAGCAATTAAAGCTAAATCCCACTAAAGATGCTCCCTTGGATGAGTTTGACCAGTATTATGGTATTTTTCTAACATTTAGAGCCAGCAAAGGGGAGTTCTAGCATTTTTCCAatgttcagcgccagaaaggGGGCAACAAGTTCTGTCTTCTTAGGCTCTAAACGCCATActtggcgtttagcgccagaatTGGCAGTGATTCCAGAAGaaaaatatagactattatatatcgttagAAAGCTATGGAAGGTGGCTTTCCAAGTCGTTAAAATCGCATCAATTAAACCTttataactcaagttatgttCATTGAAATTCAgggaggtcagggttgacaacATTTACTTTCTTCCTTTATTTTTGCACAAAACTCTACTAAATTCGCCCGAATTTCAcctgaaatcataaaaacaccaaaaaaaCTCAAAGTAGTATCCAAATGGAATTTTTacactaaaatataataaaacttaataatttctaactaaaaatagctagaaaatgaaggagaaaatggtacaagatgctcacgcatcataaGGTTATGCACAATACATCTAGTAAAATGAAAACGATCAAGTGCGGTCAACTAATttaactaaactaatggttatGTAAGATTTTCTGTACGATACTCTTTTTGGAATTGATGGGTGAGAGATATTACATTGCATATGCACCAGCACAGGCTTTGAAGAGCACTAGTGAAAATGCAACCCATACGATGGCAATACTGAGCTCATTATTCTAAGACAAACGACAAATTAGGTATGTCATCTAAACACCACTATAGCATTATTCAATATGGTACTAACAACAAGTTAAGTAACAACTTGGGACATGTAGCTATGAAAAGTTCACTTAAATCAGCATGAGATAATTTGCATGCCTATTTTCTCTGAACTTAGGATGGGTAGTCAAACAAATCAGGCCGACAAGAAGTCAGGTCTTTCTTCCTCTAACGAGCAAGCTTCAGAAACCATAGGTGGTAGAACACCTCTTACAGAGATCTAATTCAACTCAAGCAGCAATCTTAAAGGTAAATATCTTGAGTAGTATTTAAAACTAAATGAATTTACTACTCACAATCATTTGTAGCACAAATTATTTAGCTGCATCATACATGAATTACATTTTGGAGTTAACACTAAGTGGACATAGCTCTTTAGTAATGCACACTGTTATTAGTAGATATTGTTTCTTCACATTTATAAAATTTGCAGTTCATAAAAGGGAAGGCTACTCTAAGAATAAGAGGAAGACCGATCAATACTGCACTAATAGATACACAAGTCTAACAAATAGAGAAATTAAAAGTTCTGCATATGCTAAAACCAACCTACATAATGTAGACATTGAGACTACACCATCAGGTGAAGAACGTTAAATAGTCTATAACTGATGTATGGAGTTTTGGATACTTACTACATTAT is a window from the Arachis stenosperma cultivar V10309 chromosome 3, arast.V10309.gnm1.PFL2, whole genome shotgun sequence genome containing:
- the LOC130966025 gene encoding uncharacterized protein LOC130966025, which encodes MEGVANLRVYYNGEVVTNTHEGVTFVCECPLSFAIPCTMGFVELQNGLCNNIQSHILKRVSNLLYRSPVQVFGGLIQFQIMPITDNASMQQMLYIYQQTRSHVPMIELYVEFEQQPGTSMVDDEINVDELGDIDWEEDNNDSEDEFEANYEVDDENDDGDLAGNPAVQDEANAIVSQHPFGVPSFMRTLDLEAMHAPEFPEYANTGEGNVAAEDGEFSVGIEFGSRESVISAIKSYTISRGVDYTVYESEPQRFYAKCKGYGAGCDWLIRASLIRKKACWEIRRYNGKHTCTMGTISQDHAKLDSDPIADAIRPLVEADPSIKVKSVIAEVQGKFNYTVSYRKAWLAKQKAVAKIFGDWEVSYQTLPVWLKAMTVKMPRSRVQIKTLPVYRESEEVQGVRVLHRVFWSFYPCIVAFRHCKPLVQVDGTHMYGKYKGALLVAIAQDGNQNIVPIAC